GAAGAACCGGTTGAGCAGCGTCACGACCTCTGCCGCGGGTCGGCTGGTGACCAACTGGGTGGAGCCGACGATGTCGACGAAAACGATTGCGACGTGGCGTTCTTCGCCGCCGAGTTTGGGTCGCTCGCGTTCGGCGGCGGCGGCGACCTCGCGCCCGACGTGCCGGCCGAAAAGGTCGCGCACCCGCTCGCGCTCGCGCAGGCCGTCGACCATCGCGTTGAAACCCCGCTGCAGCTCACCGAGTTCGGTCCCGTCGAATACCACCAGATCGCCGGTTAAGTCGCCCTGCTCGACACGTTTGAGTGCCGCGCGCACGACCCGGACCGGTGTCGCGGTCAGCCACGACAGGATCCACATCACGAGGAACCCGAAGATCAGTGTCGACGTTGCCATGATCAGCACCGCCACCCCGAGCTGGGTCTCGGTCAGATCGCGCACCAATAGCACGAAGAGCGCTGTCAGGGCGATGCCGGCCAGGGGCACGCCCGAACCGAGCGTCCACACCGTCAACGTTCGGCCCATGATGCCCGGCGCGAACCGTCGCGGGGGTGGTCCCGCGTCGAGTGCTTGAGCGGCGACCGGTCGCAGCGCGAACTCGGTGAATAGATAGCAATTGGTGGCCACCGAGACACCGCAGATTGTCACCGAGAACAAGATGATCGGGATGAATAGGCGGTTTGCCAGGCCGTAGAGCGTCGCCAACAATACGCCGCCGAAATCCCACAGGATGATGTGGCCGACAGCCACTCGAAACGGAACCAGCAGGGTGTTGCGCTGGTCGGCCTGGGTGGGCCTGCGTTCCTCGATCGCCCACCGTATCGACGTTGTCACAATTCGGGTGGTCATCCAGTAGGTGCCGAGTGCCAGTGCGATGGTGGCGTACGCCGGCGCGACCGCGAAGGTGACCCACCACGGCGCGTCCGTGTAGACGCTGGGCGCCGGAAAGGCGACCGCCACCAACAGCACCGTGACGCCGATCCCGGTCAGGTTCGCCACCAGGATATAGACGGTCACGATGACCTTGATGCGCATCCGTCGGCGCGACGGGCTCTCCGACACCCGTCCAAGCAGCCAGGAGCCGTACGCGGGCGTCTCTGTTAACCGACCGCTCTGACGGGTCAGCATCTCGAGCACCCGGCCCATGCGTTGGGCCATCGTCTTCTTGGGCATGGTGGCGTCAGCCTAATTGGTCCCAAGACGCTCTAAGGTGAGTCGGGTGCGTCTAGTTATTGCCCGGTGCACGGTCGACTACGTTGGCCGGCTCACCGCGCACCTGCCATCCGCGCGTAGGTTGCTGCTATTCAAGGCCGACGGATCGGTCAGCGTGCACGCCGACGACCGCGCCTACAAGCCGTTGAACTGGATGAGTCCGCCGTGCTGGATGACCGAGGAGCTCGGTGGCCCCCTGCCGGTGTGGGTGGTTGCGAACAAAGTTGGTGAGCAGCTGCGCATCACCATCGAGGAGATCGAGCACGACTCCAGCCACGATCTTGGCGTGGACCCGGGACTGGTCAAGGACGGCGTCGAGGCCCACCTGCAGGCATTGCTCGCCGAGCACGTCCACTTGCTAGGTGAGGGATACACACTGGTCCGTCGCGAGTACATGACCGCCATTGGGCCCGTGGACCTGCTCTGCCGCGATGAATGCGGTGGCTCGGTCGCCGTGGAAATCAAACGACGTGGCGAGATTGACGGGGTGGAGCAACTCACCCGCTATCTCGAATTGCTCAACCGCGACAGTGTTCTCGCGCCGGTAACGGGGGTGTTCGCGGCTCAACAGATCAAGCCGCAGGCTCGTACCCTGGCCACTGACCGCGGAATCCGTTGCGTGACACTGGATTACGACAAGATGCGCGGGATGGACAGCGATGATTACCGGTTGTTCTGATGGCCAGGCGCCGCAAACCAGCACGCCGGCAACAGCCGGTGTTCCCGACTTTGCGCCGGGTGGAGACCGGCCCCGACGGTCGCGAATACGAAGTGCGCTCGGTCGCTGCGGCCCGCGCCGTCAAGACCTATCGCTGTCCCGGATGCGACCACGAAATCCGTTCCGGCACGGCGCATGTGGTGGTATGGCCAGCTGAATCACCGGAAGCGGCGCAGGACCGGCGGCATTGGCATACCCCTTGCTGGGCCAAGCGCGCCACCCGCGGTCCCACCCGAAGGTGGTCTTAGCCGGCCGGCTCGACCAACTCGATCAGAACCCCGCCCGCGTCTTTCGGGTGGATGAAGTTGATCCGCGAATTCGCCGTGCCGCGCCTGGCCGCCTCGTACACCAGCCGGACACCTTGGGAGCGCAGCCGCCGGCAAATGGCGTCGAGATCGGTGACCCGGCAAGCCAGCTGTTGGATGCCCGGCCCGCGCTTGTCCAGGAACTTCGCGATCACCGACGACTCGTCGAGCGGGGCCATCAGCTGGATTTGCGCCGTGGAGCCCGGCACCGCCAGCATCGCCTCGCGGATGCATTGGTCATCGTTGATTTCCTCGTGGACCAGGATCATGCCCAGGTGGTCGTGGTACCACTCGATGGCGGCGTCCAGGTCGGCGACCGCAATGCCGACGTGATCGAGTCCGGTGACCAATGAGGTGGCCAGGAGGTGCCGGGCGTCGACTTGATCGGTCGTCATCACACAACGGTAACCTGGCGGGAAAGAATCTGCTTCTCCGGGTTGGTCAGATCGGCTTTCCGGTGCGCTGAGGAGGTAGTCATGACGACATCGGTGATTGTTGCTGGAGCACGCACACCCATCGGCAAGTTGATGGGCTCCTTGAAGGATTTCAGCGCCACCGATCTGGGCGCCATTGCCATCAAAGGCGCCCTGGAGAAGGCCACCGTTCCGGCGTCTCTGGTCGAGTACGTGATCATGGGCCAGGTGTTGACCGCAGGGGCGGGGCAGATGCCCGCGCGGCAGGCGGCCGTGGCGGCAGGGATCGGTTGGGATGTCCCGGCGCTGACCATCAACAAGATGTGCCTGTCCGGCATCGACGCAATCGCGCTGGCTGACCAGCTCATTCGGGCAGGAGAGTTCGATGTGGTGGTGGCTGGCGGCCAGGAGTCCATGACGAAGGCGCCCCACTTGCTGATGGATAGCCGGTCGGGCTACAAGTACGGCGATGTCACGGTGTTGGACCACATGGCTTACGACGGCCTGCACGACGTGTTCACCGACCAGCCCATGGGTGCGCTGACCGAGCAACGCAACGATGTCGACAAATTCACCCGCCAAGAACAGGACGAATACGCCGCCCGGTCGCACCAAAAAGCGGCCGCGGCATGGAAGGACGGGGTCTTCACCGACGAGGTGGTGCCGGTGAACATCCCGCAGCGCAAGGGTGATCCCCTGCAGTTCTCCGAGGACGAGGGGATCCGCGCCAACACCACGGCCGAGTCTTTGGCGGGCCTCAAACCGGCGTTCCGTAGGGACGGCACCATCACCGCCGGGTCGGCGTCGCAGATATCCGACGGTGCGGCCGCCGTCGTGGTGATGAACCAGGAAAAAGCCCAGGAGCTGGGGCTGACGTGGCTGGTCGAGATCGGGGCACACGGGGTGGTGGCCGGCCCGGACTCCACGCTGCAATCGCAGCCGGCCAACGCGATCAAGAAAGCGCTTGACCGCGAGGGCATCTCGGTGGACCAGCTCGATGTTGTGGAGATCAATGAGGCGTTCGCGGCGGTGGCGTTGGCCTCGACGCGAGAGCTCGGGGTGAACCCGGAGATCGTCAACGTCAATGGCGGCGCGATCGCAGTCGGGCATCCAATCGGAATGTCGGGCGCCCGAATCACGCTGCACGTGGCCCTGGAGCTGGCGCGCCGCGGCTCCGGCTATGGTGTTGCGGCCCTGTGCGGGGCCGGCGGCCAGGGCGACGCGCTCATCCTGCGGGCCGGTTAGCCAGCCCGCCCGCCACGTTGCTGGCGCGACGCCTGCGATGGTGGGTGTGAGATTGGTCATAGCTGCCGAGTGCGGCCCGTTGGAAGCCGATTTTCAGTGATATGCGGGTCGGCACCACCGGGTGGATGGGCGACCGAAGCGACGTGACAGACTTGACGGCGTGACGCGTCCCCGACCCCCTATCGGGCCTGCCATGGCCGGTGCGGTCGACCTGTCCGGCCTCAAGCAGCGAGCTCAGCAGAACGCTCCGGCCACGGGCGCCGCGGCCGAGTCGAGATCGGCGGCCCCAGGTGGCTCGCGTACCAGCGAGATCACCGAGGCCAACTTCGAGGATGAGGTGATCGTCCGGTCCGACGAAGTGCCCGTCGTGGTCGTGCTGTGGTCGCCGCGCAGCGACGTGTGCGTCGAGCTGGTTGACGCGTTGTCGGGCCTGGCCGTTACCGACAAAGGCAAGTGGTCGCTGGCGACCGTGAATGTCGACGCGGTGCCCAGGGTGGCCCAGATATTCGGCGTGCAGGCGGTCCCAACGGTGGTGGCATTGGCTGCGGGACAACCGATCTCGAGTTTTCAGGGCCCGCAGCCCCCCGATCAGTTGCGACGCTGGCTGGACTCCCTGGTGTCGGCGACAGCCGGAAAACTTAAGGGCGCAACGAGTTCCGAGGAACGTGCGGAAGTCGATCCGGCTGTGGCGCGGGCGCGTCGGGAACTCGAGGCCGGCGACTTCGCCGCCGCCCGGGAGTCGTATCAGGCGATCTTGGACGCCGAGCCGGGCAGCGTCGAAGCGAAGGCGGCCCTCCGGCAGATCGACTTTCTCATGCGCGCAACCGCACAACGCCCCGACGCCGTCGCGGTCGCCGATAGCGCTCCCGACGACATCGACGCGGCTTTCGCGGCCGCCGACGTGCAAGTCCTCAACCAGGACGTGAGTGCGGCGTTCGAGCGCCTGATCGCGTTGGTGCGACGCACATCCGGCAATGAGCGCACGCGGGTCCGCACTCGCCTGATCGAGCTGTTCGAGCTCTTTGATCCCGCCGATCCCGAGGTGGTCACCGGCCGGCGCAACCTCGCCAACGCGCTGTACTGAGCACCTGCGGCGAGCAGACGCAGAATCGCCCCAAAACCACGGTTTTGCGGCGATTCTGCGTCTGCTCGCGCCGGTCCGGCTATGGTAATCCGTTTAGACCGTTGAGGCCGATCAGCCCGCCGGCGCCGCCGGCGCCGCCGGCGCCCATCGTCGCGCCCAGGCCGGCGTTACCGCCATTGCCGCCGTTGCCGACGAGCTGGGCGGTGCCGCCTGCGCCGCCGGCCCCGCCAGTTGCAAGAACGCTCACCCCGCCGACCCCGCCGGCGCCGCCGTTGCCGAAGAGCCCAGCGTTGCCACCCTTCCCGCCGGCCCCGCCGTCACTGAGGATGCCAAGGCCGCCGGCACCGCCGGTGCCGCCGTCGCCGTTGAGCAGACCAGCGTTGCCGCCGGCGCCACCGTCCCCGGCCGTCTCGCCAAACCCGCCGGCGCCGCCGGCGCCGCCCCAGCCAGCGAGCGCGCCGGCGTTGCCCCCGGTCCCGCCGGCCCCACCAACCGCCCCGGTTTCGAAGCCAGTCCCGCCGGCTCCGCCGGAGCCGCCGGGGCCGAACAACCCACCGGCGCCGCCGGTGCCGCCGTTACCGGCGGCGCCCCTGGCGCTATCCCCGCCGGTGCCGCCGGAGCCGCCGGAGCCGACGAGTCTGGTGGCCCCGCCGTTGCCGCCGGCCCCGCCGGTGCCACCGGCTAAGCCGTCCGCGCTGGCGTTGCCGAACCCTCCTGCGCCCCCGGCGCCGCCGGGGCCGAATAGCGCGCCGGCCCCGCCGATGCCACCGACACCCCCAATGCCGCCGGCACCGCCCGCGTCGGGCGCACCGAGACCGGTCCCGCCGGTGCCGCCAACCCCGCCGGAGCCAAAGAAGATGCCGGCGTTGCCGCCGGCCCCGCCGGCCCCGCCCTTGCCGCCGAGGAGCCCGTCACCGGCACTGGTCCCGCCGGCGCCGCCGGCGCCGCCGGAGCCGGAGAATATGCCGCCGGCCCCGCCGGCCCCGCCGGCCCCGCCGGCCCCGGCGTCGATGCCACGCCCACCGGTGCCGCCGGCGCCCCCATTCGCGAACAGCCCGCCGTCCCCGCCGGCCCCGCCGGCCCGCCGGTGCCCCCGTCATCGGCGCTCAGCCCGCCAGTGCCGCTGGCACCGCCGGCGGTGAACAGCTCGAACAGCCCAGCGCGGCCTCCGGCCCCGCCGGCCCCGCCATTGAGGCCTGGCCCGCCGGTGCCGCCGGTGCCGCCGGCGCCGAACAGCCCGGCTGGCCCGCCCGCGCCGCCGGCCCCGCCGGTGCCGGCCGAACCGACTCCGCCGGCCCCGCCGTTGCCGCCGGCGCCGAACAGAATCCCGCCGGCCCCGCCGGCCCCGCCGGCAAATCCGTTGCCGCTGGCGTCGCCGCCGGCACCGCCGGCCCCGCCGGTGCCGAACAGCCCCGCGGCCCCGCCGGCGCCGCCGGCCTGGCCGGGCGCGCCGGAGCCGCCGGCTCCGCCGTTGCCGTACAACAGGCCGCCGGCCCCGCCGTTCTGCCCGGTGCCGGGCGCGCCGTTGGCTCCGTTGCCGATCAGCGGGCGCCCCAGCAACAGCTGGGTGGGGGTGTTGATCACGTTGAGCAGCCCTTCCAGCGGCGACGCGCTGGCGGCCTCGGCGGCCGCATACGAGTTGGCGCCCGCGGCCAGGGTCCGCACAAACTGGTCATGGAACGCCGACATCTGAGCGCTCACCGCCTGATAGGCCTGGCCGTGCGACCCAAACAGCGTCGCGATGGCCACCGAGACCTCATCGGCACCTGCGGCCAGCAGCTCCGTCGTCGGGGCCAACGCCGCGGCGCTGGCGGCTCCCAGGGTTGATCCGATGTTCGCGAAATCCGAAGCGGCCGCCGCCAGCGCTTCGGGCGCGGCGATTACAAACGACATGGCTGTTTCTCCGATCGGTTCGCCATCGAGAATCGGGTTAAACGAAGGTAGCGCTATCGCTCGGGCGGTGGGATCGGTTTTCGGTCGGCAGAGTGCACCCAAATGGCAGTCGGGCATGTGCACTCTGCACAAGTTCGACCCGGCGAGCAGACGCAGAGTAGCCCCAAAACCACGGTTTTGGGGCTACTCTGCGTCTGCTCGCGCTACGCAGGTTCGAACCACACGGCCGACATCGGCGGCAGCACCAGCGCCGCCGACGCGGGTCGGCCATGCCAGGGGTCGGCGGTGGCGTCCACACCGCCAAGATTGCCGATCCCGGAGCCGTTGTAGGCCGTCGCGTCGGTATTGAGCACCTCACGCCAGCGGCCGGGACTCGGAAGGCCGAGCCGGTAGCCGCTGTGCTCGGTACCCGCGAAGTTGAACACACAGGCCATCACCGACCCGTCGCTGCCGTGTCGCAGGAAACTCAGCACGTTGTTGGCCGAGTCGTTGGCGTCGATCCAGGAATAGCCCTCGGGAATGGTGTCTTGACTCCATAGCGCCGGGCGGCTGCGGTAGATGTCGTTGATGTCGCGTACGAGGCGCAGAATGCCGTTGGAGAAACCGTTTTCGTCCAGTTGGAACCAGTCCAAGCCGCGCTGCTCCGACCATTCGGCGCGCTGGCCGAATTCCTGGCCCATGAACAACAGTTGCTTGCCGGGGTGCGCCCACTGGTAGGCGAGCAGGCCGCGCAGCCCGGCGGCTTTGGCGTGATTGTTGCCCGGCATCCGCCCCCACAGGCTGCCCTTGCCGTGCACCACCTCGTCGTGGCTGAGCGGCAGCACGAAATTCTCGCTGAAGGCATACAGCATCGAGAAGGTCATCTCATGGTGGTGGTAGCTGCGGTATATGGGATCTCGGCTGAGGTAGTCGAGGGTGTCGTGCATCCAGCCCATGTTCCATTTCATCGAAAAGCCCAGGCCACCAAGGGTGGTCGGTCGAGTCACTCCGGGCCACGATGTCGACTCCTCGGCGATGGTGACGATCCCCGGCGCGACCTTGTGCGCCGTGGCGTTCATCTCCTGCAGGAACTGCACCGCTTCTAGGTTTTCGCGCCCGCCGTAGATGTTCGGGGTCCAGCCGCCTTCCGGGCGCGAGTAGTCCAGGTAGAGCATCGACGCCACCGCATCCACGCGTAGGCCGTCGACGTGGAACTCTTGCAGCCAGTACAACGCGTTGGCCACCAGGAAGTTTCGCACTTCTGGGCGACCGAAGTCGAATACGTAAGTGCCCCA
This is a stretch of genomic DNA from Mycobacterium lacus. It encodes these proteins:
- a CDS encoding adenylate/guanylate cyclase domain-containing protein is translated as MPKKTMAQRMGRVLEMLTRQSGRLTETPAYGSWLLGRVSESPSRRRMRIKVIVTVYILVANLTGIGVTVLLVAVAFPAPSVYTDAPWWVTFAVAPAYATIALALGTYWMTTRIVTTSIRWAIEERRPTQADQRNTLLVPFRVAVGHIILWDFGGVLLATLYGLANRLFIPIILFSVTICGVSVATNCYLFTEFALRPVAAQALDAGPPPRRFAPGIMGRTLTVWTLGSGVPLAGIALTALFVLLVRDLTETQLGVAVLIMATSTLIFGFLVMWILSWLTATPVRVVRAALKRVEQGDLTGDLVVFDGTELGELQRGFNAMVDGLRERERVRDLFGRHVGREVAAAAERERPKLGGEERHVAIVFVDIVGSTQLVTSRPAAEVVTLLNRFFAVIVEEVDRHRGLVNKFQGDAALAIFGAPNRLDHPEDSALAAARAMADRLASEMPECQAGIGVAAGQVVAGNVGAHERFEYTVIGEPVNEAVRLCELAKSRPGRLLTTADTLRGATQNECARWCLGESVTLRGHDQPTRLAAPNGATRPGHQAAGVNDGPPMPGSPSGSQRPGEPESPGSVPGKLG
- the nucS gene encoding endonuclease NucS, encoding MRLVIARCTVDYVGRLTAHLPSARRLLLFKADGSVSVHADDRAYKPLNWMSPPCWMTEELGGPLPVWVVANKVGEQLRITIEEIEHDSSHDLGVDPGLVKDGVEAHLQALLAEHVHLLGEGYTLVRREYMTAIGPVDLLCRDECGGSVAVEIKRRGEIDGVEQLTRYLELLNRDSVLAPVTGVFAAQQIKPQARTLATDRGIRCVTLDYDKMRGMDSDDYRLF
- the mce gene encoding methylmalonyl-CoA epimerase, translating into MMTTDQVDARHLLATSLVTGLDHVGIAVADLDAAIEWYHDHLGMILVHEEINDDQCIREAMLAVPGSTAQIQLMAPLDESSVIAKFLDKRGPGIQQLACRVTDLDAICRRLRSQGVRLVYEAARRGTANSRINFIHPKDAGGVLIELVEPAG
- a CDS encoding acetyl-CoA C-acetyltransferase, with the translated sequence MTTSVIVAGARTPIGKLMGSLKDFSATDLGAIAIKGALEKATVPASLVEYVIMGQVLTAGAGQMPARQAAVAAGIGWDVPALTINKMCLSGIDAIALADQLIRAGEFDVVVAGGQESMTKAPHLLMDSRSGYKYGDVTVLDHMAYDGLHDVFTDQPMGALTEQRNDVDKFTRQEQDEYAARSHQKAAAAWKDGVFTDEVVPVNIPQRKGDPLQFSEDEGIRANTTAESLAGLKPAFRRDGTITAGSASQISDGAAAVVVMNQEKAQELGLTWLVEIGAHGVVAGPDSTLQSQPANAIKKALDREGISVDQLDVVEINEAFAAVALASTRELGVNPEIVNVNGGAIAVGHPIGMSGARITLHVALELARRGSGYGVAALCGAGGQGDALILRAG
- a CDS encoding tetratricopeptide repeat protein encodes the protein MTRPRPPIGPAMAGAVDLSGLKQRAQQNAPATGAAAESRSAAPGGSRTSEITEANFEDEVIVRSDEVPVVVVLWSPRSDVCVELVDALSGLAVTDKGKWSLATVNVDAVPRVAQIFGVQAVPTVVALAAGQPISSFQGPQPPDQLRRWLDSLVSATAGKLKGATSSEERAEVDPAVARARRELEAGDFAAARESYQAILDAEPGSVEAKAALRQIDFLMRATAQRPDAVAVADSAPDDIDAAFAAADVQVLNQDVSAAFERLIALVRRTSGNERTRVRTRLIELFELFDPADPEVVTGRRNLANALY